In Anomalospiza imberbis isolate Cuckoo-Finch-1a 21T00152 chromosome 10, ASM3175350v1, whole genome shotgun sequence, the following proteins share a genomic window:
- the GNB4 gene encoding guanine nucleotide-binding protein subunit beta-4 isoform X2 — protein sequence MRTRRTLRGHLAKIYAMHWGSDSRLLVSASQDGKLIIWDSYTTNKMHAIPLRSSWVMTCAYAPSGNYVACGGLDNICSIYNLKTREGNVRVSRELPGHTGYLSCCRFLDDNQIVTSSGDTTCALWDIETGQQTTTFTGHTGDVMSLSLSPDMRTFVSGACDASSKLWDIRDGMCRQSFTGHVSDINAVCFFPNGHAFATGSDDATCRLFDLRADQELMMYSHDNIICGITSVAFSKSGRLLLAGYDDFNCNVWDTLKGERAGVLAGHDNRVSCLGVTDDGMAVATGSWDSFLRIWN from the exons ATGCGAACCCGGCGCACGCTCAGAGGTCACTTAGCCAAAATCTATGCCATGCACTGGGGATCCGACTCCAG GCTACTAGTCAGTGCTTCTCAAGatggaaaattaattatttgggATAGTTATACAACAAATAAG ATGCATGCCATCCCCCTGAGGTCCTCCTGGGTGATGACCTGTGCCTACGCTCCCTCTGGCAACTACGTGGCCTGCGGAGGCTTGGACAACATCTGCTCCATCTACAACCTGAAAACCAGGGAGGGCAACGTGCGAGTGAGCCGGGAGCTGCCGGGGCACACAG GATACTTGTCCTGTTGTCGCTTCCTAGATGACAACCAAATTGTCACCAGCTCAGGAGACACCACTTG TGCTTTGTGGGATATTGAAACTGGCCAGCAGACCACCACGTTCACTGGGCACACTGGAGATGTGATGAGCCTCTCTCTGAGTCCAGACATGAGGACTTTTGTCTCGGGCGCCTGCGATGCCTCCTCGAAGCTTTGGGATATCCGTGATGGGATGTGCAGGCAGTCGTTCACAGGGCACGTGTCAGACATCAATGCAGTTTGT TTTTTCCCTAACGGACACGCGTTCGCCACCGGCTCAGACGATGCCACGTGCCGGCTGTTCGACCTGCGCGCCGACCAGGAGCTGATGATGTATTCCCACGACAACATCATCTGCGGCATCACCTCCGTCGCCTTCTCCAAGAGCGGGCGCCTCCTGCTCGCGGGCTACGACGACTTCAACTGCAACGTGTGGGACACCCTCAAAGGGGAGAGGGCAG GTGTCCTGGCTGGCCATGACAACCGTGTCAGCTGTTTAGGTGTTACTGATGACGGCATGGCTGTAGCTACAGGGTCTTGGGACAGTTTTCTCAGAATCTGGAATTAA
- the GNB4 gene encoding guanine nucleotide-binding protein subunit beta-4 isoform X1 has product MSELEQLRQEAEQLRNQIRDARKACSDTTLAQITTSLDSVGRIQMRTRRTLRGHLAKIYAMHWGSDSRLLVSASQDGKLIIWDSYTTNKMHAIPLRSSWVMTCAYAPSGNYVACGGLDNICSIYNLKTREGNVRVSRELPGHTGYLSCCRFLDDNQIVTSSGDTTCALWDIETGQQTTTFTGHTGDVMSLSLSPDMRTFVSGACDASSKLWDIRDGMCRQSFTGHVSDINAVCFFPNGHAFATGSDDATCRLFDLRADQELMMYSHDNIICGITSVAFSKSGRLLLAGYDDFNCNVWDTLKGERAGVLAGHDNRVSCLGVTDDGMAVATGSWDSFLRIWN; this is encoded by the exons ATGAGTGAGCTGGAGCAGTTAcggcaggaggcagagcagctgcgAAACCAAATCAGA GATGCCAGGAAAGCCTGTAGTGACACAACTCTTGCTCAG atCACAACAAGTCTGGACTCCGTGGGTCGAATCCAAATGCGAACCCGGCGCACGCTCAGAGGTCACTTAGCCAAAATCTATGCCATGCACTGGGGATCCGACTCCAG GCTACTAGTCAGTGCTTCTCAAGatggaaaattaattatttgggATAGTTATACAACAAATAAG ATGCATGCCATCCCCCTGAGGTCCTCCTGGGTGATGACCTGTGCCTACGCTCCCTCTGGCAACTACGTGGCCTGCGGAGGCTTGGACAACATCTGCTCCATCTACAACCTGAAAACCAGGGAGGGCAACGTGCGAGTGAGCCGGGAGCTGCCGGGGCACACAG GATACTTGTCCTGTTGTCGCTTCCTAGATGACAACCAAATTGTCACCAGCTCAGGAGACACCACTTG TGCTTTGTGGGATATTGAAACTGGCCAGCAGACCACCACGTTCACTGGGCACACTGGAGATGTGATGAGCCTCTCTCTGAGTCCAGACATGAGGACTTTTGTCTCGGGCGCCTGCGATGCCTCCTCGAAGCTTTGGGATATCCGTGATGGGATGTGCAGGCAGTCGTTCACAGGGCACGTGTCAGACATCAATGCAGTTTGT TTTTTCCCTAACGGACACGCGTTCGCCACCGGCTCAGACGATGCCACGTGCCGGCTGTTCGACCTGCGCGCCGACCAGGAGCTGATGATGTATTCCCACGACAACATCATCTGCGGCATCACCTCCGTCGCCTTCTCCAAGAGCGGGCGCCTCCTGCTCGCGGGCTACGACGACTTCAACTGCAACGTGTGGGACACCCTCAAAGGGGAGAGGGCAG GTGTCCTGGCTGGCCATGACAACCGTGTCAGCTGTTTAGGTGTTACTGATGACGGCATGGCTGTAGCTACAGGGTCTTGGGACAGTTTTCTCAGAATCTGGAATTAA